A stretch of the Glycine soja cultivar W05 chromosome 13, ASM419377v2, whole genome shotgun sequence genome encodes the following:
- the LOC114381812 gene encoding protein CUP-SHAPED COTYLEDON 3-like, with protein sequence MGLRDIGASLPPGFRFYPSDEELVLHYLYKKITNEEVLKGTLMEIDLHTCEPWQLPEVAKLNANEWYFFSFRDRKYATGFRTNRATTSGYWKATGKDRTVLDPATREVVGMRKTLVFYRNRAPNGIKTGWIMHEFRLETPHTPPKEDWVLCRVFHKGKADNSAKLIMYESTVPSLTLASSSPTNQNTTPSIGYNQLLAPFSSSMATHHHHHHHIPNQSQNNNSLMSLLQFSRETNTNNSSTVTQISPKCDDNGYGFLWDMDLEENSFHDGGASNLDGMRFEVDNNNSVVLL encoded by the exons ATGGGTCTTAGAGACATTGGTGCTTCACTGCCCCCAGGGTTTCGGTTTTACCCGAGTGATGAGGAGTTGGTCCTTCATTACCTTTATAAAAAGATCACTAATGAGGAAGTTCTGAAGGGTACCTTGATGGAAATTGATTTACACACGTGCGAGCCATGGCAACTCCCtg AGGTGGCTAAGCTTAATGCAAACGAATGGTACTTCTTCAGCTTCCGTGACCGTAAATATGCAACTGGATTTCGGACCAATCGTGCGACGACATCTGGCTATTGGAAAGCAACGGGGAAGGATCGTACGGTGCTTGACCCTGCCACGCGTGAGGTTGTAGGGATGAGGAAGACATTGGTGTTCTACAGGAACAGGGCTCCAAATGGTATCAAAACGGGTTGGATCATGCATGAGTTTCGCTTGGAGACGCCACATACGCCCCCTAAG GAGGACTGGGTTTTGTGTAGAGTGTTTCACAAAGGCAAAGCAGACAACAGTGCCAAACTCATCATGTACGAGAGCACAGTTCCATCCCTAACTTTGGCTTCGTCATCTCCAACCAACCAAAACACCACACCATCAATTGGGTATAACCAATTACTTGCCCCATTCTCTTCCTCAATGGCaacccatcatcatcatcatcatcatattccAAACCAAAGCCAAAACAACAACTCCTTGATGAGTCTCCTTCAGTTCTCTAGGGAAACAAACACCAACAACTCTAGCACCGTTACTCAAATTAGTCCCAAATGTGATGATAATGGATATGGGTTCTTATGGGACATGGACCTCGAAGAAAATAGCTTCCATGATGGCGGGGCATCAAACTTGGATGGAATGAGATTCGaggttgataataataatagtgtGGTGTtgttatga